A DNA window from Brassica napus cultivar Da-Ae chromosome A4, Da-Ae, whole genome shotgun sequence contains the following coding sequences:
- the LOC106449610 gene encoding transcription factor MYB23 codes for MRMIRDGKDQEYKKGLWTVEEDKILMDYVRTHGQGHWNRIAKKTGLKRCGKSCRLRWMNYLSPSVNRGNFTDQEEDLIIRLHKLLGNRWSLIAKRVPGRTDNQVKNYWNTHLSKKLGLGDHSYEAKPACDTETPASLVITTTKTSSPPSLVVTTITSHQDVGDEKVSTIRFDTTDDDSKLNTKSKPVYSIQPDVEVAATIPNLFDTFWVLEDNFDLSSLTMMDFANGYCL; via the exons ATGAGAATGATAAGAGATGGAAAAGACCAGGAATACAAGAAAGGTTTATGGACAGTGGAAGAAGACAAGATCCTCATGGATTATGTCCGAACTCACGGCCAAGGCCATTGGAACCGCATCGCCAAGAAGACAG GGCTCAAGAGATGTGGGAAAAGCTGTAGATTAAGATGGATGAACTACTTGAGCCCTAGTGTAAACAGAGGCAATTTCACTGACCAAGAAGAAGATCTCATCATCAGACTCCACAAGCTCCTCGGCAACAG ATGGTCGTTGATAGCGAAACGAGTACCGGGAAGAACAGACAACCAAGTAAAGAATTATTGGAACACTCATCTTAGCAAGAAACTCGGTCTCGGAGATCATTCATATGAGGCCAAACCGGCTTGCGACACAGAGACTCCAGCGTCTTTGGTCATCACAACAACTAAAACTTCTTCACCACCGTCTTTGGTAGTCACAACTATAACGTCTCAtcaagatgttggtgatgaaaAAGTTTCAACTATAAGATTTGACACTACGGACGACGATTCCAAACTCAATACAAAATCCAAACCGGTCTATTCAATACAACCGGACGTCGAAGTTGCAGCTACCATTCCAAATCTGTTCGACACTTTTTGGGTCCTTGAAGACAACTTCGACCTTAGTTCACTCACAATGATGGACTTTGCAAATGGGTATTGCCTCTGA